Below is a genomic region from Telmatobacter sp. DSM 110680.
CTGAACACCGGACGAAACGCCGGGACCGCCCGGTGCAACGGAAGCTACAGCGTTAATGATGTTGATGGTCAGTACCTTCTTCCGCATGCTGCGGTTTTCCAGATACAGGTGCCGGTTGAAGGTATGCGTCACCTCGTGGCCAAGTACGCCCGCCAGTTCAGCTTCATTCTCCAATAAAGAGAGCAATCCTGTGGTCACGTAGACTGTGCCATTAGGTTCGGCGAATGCATTCTGCATGGGATCGCGAAGAACCAGGCAACGAAACTGCACTTTCTCCGGTGTGGGCCGTTCGGCGATGACACGCTTGCACACGGAGTCCATGTAAGCCTGAAGGTCAGGGTTTTCGAAAATGAGCCCCTTTTTGGCGACCTGCCTATCTACTTCATTGATGTCGTCAAGAAGCTGAAGATCGATCTTTGTGAAGTTGAATCCAGAATTGGGCGAGTTCTGCTCCTGCGCCTGAACGACAGCGCCAGCGAAAAGCGACATCAGAAGCAGGAAAAGCAGGAGAACTGAACGGCTGCCGGCTTGCGAACGCATGCGCCACCTCGGTTTGAGCATTGAGGTAAATGGCCCACGGGGAAGCGCCAGAAATATACACCTGCGTCCACTGCCCGGCAAGTGACGAGATGAGGGCAATCCCTATTTTTCTAAGAACTTCCCGTGTCCGCCGTTGACCCACGGATTGTATTGCTCCGCAAACTTGGCGCGGTTCTGCACCGACGGATGGCTGTACGACCAGAACTCCACAAACGCATTTGGATTGGGATCGTCGAGCCACGCCTCGCCCAGGTGGTTGAACGACGATACCGCCGTCTTCTGCGGATCCGCCACCAGGCCGTGAATCGCCTCCTGCCCGTAGACATCAGCCTCATGCTCAAAGTGACGGCTGAACGTGTTGCCCACCGGCGTCAGGACAAATCCCGCAATCGAAAGCGCAAAAAACAGTGTGAGAAACCCCGCACGGCTTCCAACTCCCACAACCTTCCATCTTTCCCCGAAGCGCCGCACTATCGCCTGCGCCAGCTTTGCGCTCCCCCAGAAAACAAAAAACAGCCCCCCCATCATGCCCGCCAGCATTTTAGGAATATGGTTCAGCACATAATGTCCGCTCTCGTGGCCGAAGATGAACACGATCTCGTCGTCCGGCATCCGGTCGGTTGTCGTATCCCACATGACAAAGCGCTTGCTCGATCCGATCCCGGTAACGTACGCGTTGATCCCATTGCTCTTTTCGCTGGCCTTCATCAAGAACATGCGCTCCGGCGGAACAGAAGTTCCCGTCCGAGCCACCAGCGCTTCCAGCCTGGTCACGAGCACAGGATGCGTCTTCCCTAGCGGCTCGAACTTGTTGAACAGCGGATCAATGATGAGAGGCGCTACAAACACCGAAAGCACAATCAGCGGCAGTGAGATCACCCACAACCAAACCCAGTAGCGAAGCGGCGATTTGCGGACAATCCAGTTGAAGAAAAGCGCGATCGGCACGCCCATCACAAGTGAAACCGCCATTCCTTTCCCCTGGTCTCCGAACCAGCTTGCCCAGCTCTGCACGCTGATCCCGTAACGCAAACTGGCCGCGTGCCCGATGGCATCGACTGGAAGGCCGGCAGCACTTAAGAAAACGATCAATATCGCAAAGAATGCCAGCCCCTGAACCCAGCGTCGCTTCAGCCTTTCCGCCGTCCACGCGTCTAACCGCGTAGCAGTTCCGGATGCAAGCAGCCAAAACAGCACAAGCAAGCTCCACAGCGAACCGGCAATGTCCAGCGTTACGCGGATCTTGTTCAACGCAACCGCCTGTGCCAGTTTGTCCGGCGGCAAAGAGTAGGCTTGCTCGGAATGCGGTTCGACCCGGCTCGAGATTCGGCTCGATGCAGAGCTGGAAACCGGGATCGGCTGGCTTTGAGGCGCGGAAGGCGCTTGTCCGGCGACTGATCCGGAACTGAACATGAACAGAATCGTTACAGTACCTGCGATCATCAGACGCTGCACAATTGCCACGAGGTTTTCCTTTTGAGACCCAGGAATTTGAGACAATCAAGTTTACCGATGTCCTCTGAGACGTACCAACGAATACCTCGAATCCTATTTGTCGAGCGGCCGAAAGTGGTCGGCACGATGAAGACTATGCTGCTGGGGGCTCTGCTCTGCTTCACCCTTGCGGCTACCAGCGCAACCGGCCAGCGAAAAGCAGCCACGCATCCCGCCGCCATCAAAGACGCCGGCCAAGCATCGCCCGTCCTGCTCGACACAATGAGCGGCGAATTGCAGCGCGCCTTCACATCGCTAGGCAAGCCCGGCCCAAACCAAAAAGACGCCGACAAGCAACTTCCGCCATACTTCCTCAGCTATTCCGTGGCTGACGCCTCTTCCGTCTCCATCCGTGCCCAATTCGGTGCCCTGGCTGACAGCAACAGCAATCACGTCCGCGTAGCTGACGTGCAAGTGCGCATCGGCGACCCCAAGCTCGACAACACCCACGGTACCCATCGCGCCTCCGCCGTCAATAGCCTTCAGTTGCCATTGACCGATGATCGTGTTGCCCTCGCGCGCACTCTCTGGCTGGCCACCAATGCCGGATATGGCACCGCGCTTGACAACTTCCTTCGCGTCAAGACAGAGGCCCAGGTCCGTGCCAAAGAGGAAGACACCTCGCCCGACTTCAGCAAGGAGTCCCCTGAGGTGTCGATCACCAAAGCGGCACCGCAGATCGTGATTGACCGCGCCGCATGGGAACAGCGCATAAAGTCCCTCAGCCGCGTCTTTCGCGATTATCCCGATGTCTACCAGAACATCGCGATGCTCACCGTGCAGAACGAAACCGACTACTACGCATCCTCTGAAGGCTCACGCGTAGTCGCTCCGCATACCCAGGCGCGCGTGGTTGTCTTCGCCGTAACCCGCGCCGATGACGGCATGGACCTGTTCCGCGCCCAAACCTTTGAAGCAGAAACCGTCGATGGCCTGCCTTCGCAGGAATCGATGGAAGCGGGCGTCCGCGAATTAGGCAAGAGTCTCGAAGCCCTGCGTAAAGCCCCCGTCACCGAGCCGTTTGATGGTCCCGCGATTCTCTCTGGCCGTGCATCCGCCGTGTTCTTCCACGAAGTCCTCGGCCACCGCCTCGAAGGCCAGCGCCAGCGCGGCGACGAAGAAGGACAGACCTTCACCAAGGAACTCAACAAGCCAGTTCTACCGCCCTTCATGTCGGTCTCCGACGATCCCACCGTAACCACCTTCGGTAAGACCTGGCTAAGCGGCAGCTACACCTATGACGACGAGGGCGTGAAAGCCCGCCGCGTCGACCTCATTCAGGACGGCGTTCTCAAAACGTTTCTCATGTCCCGCCTGCCCATCGCCAGCTTTGCCGCCTCCAACGGCCATGGCCGCGCCCAGACTGGACGCATGCCCACCGGCCGTCAAGGCAACCTCATCGTCACTTCCACAAAGACCGAGTCCGAAGCTGACTTGAAAAAGCAATTGATCGAAGAAGCCAAGAAACAAGGCAAACCCTACGGCCTCTACTTCGAAGACATCTCTTCCGGATTTGCAGTCACCACGCGTAGCGCACCGCAGGCCTTTCAGGTCATCCCACTCGTGGTCTACCGCGTATATGTTGACGGCCGTCCCGATGAACTTGTTCGCGGCGTCAGCATTGTCGGTACTCCCCTCGCTGCGATGAAACGCATCGTGGCCACCAGTGACAAGCCCGAAGTCTTCAACGGCGAGTGCGGCGCGGAATCCGGCACCGTTCCCGTCAGCGCAGTCGCACCCGCCATGCTTGTCAGCGAAATTGAAACCCAGCGCCAGCAGCAAGGCACTCAGCGTCCGCCGATTCTCCCCATTCCCGGCGCCGCTGCACCCATAGCAACGAAGGAGGCACAATGAAGCCCACGCGCCGCATCGCAAATCTGTTCACCGCGGGACTTCTGTCTGCCGCCATCCTCGTGCCCCACAGCGCAACTGCACAGGCGACGCGCGCTGATGCCGAGAAGGATCCGGTCCTCAAAGCCATGCTCGACGAACTTGATCGCAGCATGGCTCACCTCCAACTCCCCGGCTTTGAAAAGCCTTATTTCATCGAATACCGCATTGAAGAAGTTCAGGACTTTGAGACCCGCGCCAGCTACGGCGCCGCCGAAGGCTCGCAGCACAGCCATGCGCGCGTAGCCCGCATCAGCGTTCGCGTAGGCGACTACAAGACTGACAACTCCGGCCCCCGCGGCGAAGGCGCACTGCAGCTGACAGCCATCGACGATGATCCGATTGCACTGCGCTCCTCCCTGTGGACCGGCACTGATCAAGCCTACAAATCCGCTCTAGCAGCGTTCGCGCAAAAACAGGCCGAACTCAAGCAGGTGCAAACACCTCCGCAGGCCGACGACTTCAGCAAGGCCAAGCCCATCATCTCGCTCGCTGATCCGGTAAAACTCTCCGTTGATGAAAAATCGTGGGAAGAACGCGTAGCCCGCGACAGCGGTGTCTATCGCAGTGATCCGGCCGTCAGCGCCGGGCAACACGATATCCAGTACTCCACTGCCTCCTTCCATGCCCGCGTCACTACGACATGGATCGTCTCCAGCGAAGGCGCGATCGTGCGCAAGATTTCAAGTAATTACTCCGAGTCCTTTGGCGTGGGGACGCAGGCTGACGACGGCATGCGACTCGACCGCTCTTACGGGACCAGTGGCGTCGCCCTCAGCGATCTCGACAACGCCGATGCTTTCAAGAAGCACGTCGTCACGCTCATTACATCTCTCGGTGAACTGCGCAAAGCTCCACTCGTAGAAGAGGAATATCACGGACCTGTGCTGCTCAGTGCCGACGCCAGCGCCGACACGCTTCACTCCCTGCTCGCCAGTGGAGTCACCGCCACACGCCCCAAGCTAGGAACGGAAGCGCGCACCAATGGACCGTTCGCTTCGAGCTACCACGCGCGCATTCTGCCGGAGTTCCTCACCGTCGTCGACGATCCAGCCCTGAAGTCATATGAAGGCAAGGATCTCGTCGGCTCCTATTCGGTCGATGATGAAGCGGTACCGGCGCAAACCGTGAAGCTGGTTGCCGAAGGCCATCTCGAAAACTACCTCATCGGCCGTACCCCGGTTCGCGATTTTCCTGAGTCGAATGGCCACGCCCGCGCAGGCGTCACTGGGCCACCGCGCCCCGTGATCGGCGTCCTCAAGGTCACAGCGCAGCAGGGGCTCACCGATGAGGAGCTGACTAAAAAGCTGCTCGGCATCGCCAAAGATCGCGGCCTCAAAAGCGTCTACTACGTTGAAACTCTGGGGGCCGAATCGACCCCGCGCCTGCTGTACCGCATCGACCTCGACGGCAAACGCACCCTCGTGCGCGGGGCCGTGCTCGACGATCTCGATCAGCGTGCCCTTCGCTCCGGTGTCGAAGCCGCAGGCAAAAATCTGTGGGTCGCCAATTACGCCACAGAGGTTCCGGAAACCGTGCTGGCCCCCGCGCTTCTCTTCAGCGACGTCACCGTAAAACGCGCTAACGAAACCAACGACAAACTCCCCTACTACCCGCCACCCGATTGAGCCTTAAAGTCCATCCATCACTCCCACCAGTTCCGACGGGATCTGCAGTTGCCTTGATGCAATCCCCCAACAAGTTGGGATCCTAAGTACAATTTGTTGCCAACTACCGAGTGGCCGACCACTCTGGACCTCGGGCTGAAATCCGATAGAATCAGGCTTCGACTTCAAGGACGAGAAAAGAGAAGCATGCAGTTCTACACGCGCCAGGAGTGCGAGGATTGGCTGACACGGCGAGAGCGAATCCGCCCTGACCAAGACAAGTCTCTCCTTGCAGAACAGTTTCACTATCCTAGGGAAGGCTACCGTTTCTTCCCGATCGCGAATGCGATCGCGCAATCAATCACCTATCGGCAGCCGACACTCCTATGGGTTACTGAATGGGGAATATGGCCTTCGAGCGAGAACTGGCAGCTCTACTACAAACTGCGGCAATCCTACGGCGATTTCCGACTCCTGCAAGATGTGCCGGGACATCTGTTTTTGGAGTACGAATCGGAGGATTTCAGCACGTTTCTGCAAGTCGCGATGTTGAGCGGTTGGGGCGGATACGTGCTGACCGCAGCTAATTATGTGAACGCATTCTTCAGCCATGACGAATACATCGAATTCTTCACTAGGACACCCGCGCACCTGTCTGAATTGCGGCAGTATTTCGCAATACCGGAGAACACTGGGAAGTCTGAGTGATTTGGCGGCCCTGCCGATCTTTGCTACCTTTTCGCCTCAAAGCGACAGTGGCCGACCACACGCTCAAGACCTATGAAATCATATGCGCGCCACTGCCTGGGTCCGAGCGAGTGTGAGCACTGTGATGTCATCCTCCTGGCCGAAACTCTGCGCAACCTGCGCAATATACTCCGCGCGGGCGATCGAAAGAGCCGCGGTGCGCTCGAACCCAAACAGTTCCCCATCTTTTCCGCGGGCCTCCACCACACCGTCGGTCATCAGTGTCAACTGCTCTCCGTTGCCGAAATCAAATCTCTCTTCGGGATAACTGCTTCCGCCGCTCAAGCCCAGCGGAAGCCCGTTTTCTATGGCGAGCTCCTTTCCGTTCACGAACGGTGCGATGTGGCCAGCGTTGGCCACGAGAATCTCTCCGTTCGCGTCGGCCCGGAGCACCAGGCATGTTGTGAACCCGCCGCGGCTTCGTGCCAACATCCGCTGGTTCATCGCGTAAAGAATTTCCGCCGGGCTCTCGACGTAATGGGCCAGCGTGCGCAGTGTTCCCACCAGCAGCGCAACGGTCATCGCCGCGGGCATGCCCTTGCCGCTCACGTCGCCAATCGCGATCACCGTGCTCCCATTTGCCAATGGAATGATCTGAAAGAAGTCGCCACCGACTTGGCCGGCCGGCTTGTAGATGCTCTCGATCCTGAAGCCGGGAATCTCTGGCACCTCCACGGGAACCAGTACCTGCTGCACTGTGCGCGCTGACTCCATCTCCCCCGCCAGTCTCTCTTCATCGCGTCGCGAGCGGGCAAAGCGCAAGGGCAAAATGGCCAGCACTGCGAGCAGCATTACCATGTCTGCCACATCCTGCGCAGAGAAGGGGAAGGGCCAACTGGCAAGACGATTGAATCGGGCGGCAAAAGGGGCGATCCAGGTCTGGCCGCTGTCTTCGAGCACCCACAGCACAATCCGCATGAACCATGTGGCGTAACAGATTGCGACTGGTGCGAGCAACATCCGCGCGTCCGGAACGCCGTTCAGCGCTGATCGGTACAGCAATAAGAGGATGCACGCAAAGTACGGCAGCAGAGTGATCCCCCAGAACGTTTCCCAGGTTCTCACGCTCGTCCAATCCAGGTTGAGAGCGGCTTCGCTTAAAACCGTCGCCACGGAAGTCCCTATGGCGCTCCAGAAAAGCCAATTCCTTTGGCCGTCCAGGATCTTGAACACAAACAGCAGAAACAGAACCCAACTGGCCGCCGACATCCAAGCATCCGCTGAAGAAAGGACGTCGGCGGGAGACGGATAAAAAAGCGGCCAATCAACGACGAGGTGGTCTGCTCCTGTAAGCAGCTCGTACAGCCCGAACCACAAATATTCGAGATCGCCGGGCCGCATCCAGAACAGGAAGAACCCCCCGAACGCCGCCACTAGATTCATAAGCATGAGCACGTTGCCTGCTGTCGCGTTCCAGAACCGGCCCCAGTTGCGCGATGCTTTCAGCCCCTGTACCGCCGCCAAAACCCCCAAGATCGGGGCGCCCTGCGGCCCTCCTCCAACGCTGGCGGCATACTTGGGTGAATGCCAGACGCGGATCGCGAACGTCACCACGCGGTCTGGGGTAGACGGACCGACAGGAATCACGAAGATGTGATCCAGGTCGTAAAAGTGCGCGCCTTGCGGCGGCATCTTTCCGGACTCGCCAATGAGCTTTCCATCGGCGAAAAGATGGTAGCTCGTGAAGATGCGCGGAATACACAGTGCCAGAGGCTCAGCGTCCTGAGGGAGGCGCACCTTAAACCGGTACCATGCAAAGCCGGAATAGCGATCGTAGCCTTGCACGCTCCAGGGCGTATCCGATCTCAGCAGCGCCCATCCCGAATCGTCAAAGCCTGGTTGCGCCCATCCTAGTGTTCCATTCGGATCATCTCCCGGATGGAAGCGCCACATCATTTCCAACTCGCTGGTCTTGTCGCGGCCAGCTTCGAAGTCAAAAACCTGGCACCACGCCTCGCTCACGCAGACGGCCAGGAGCAACGCACCAAGGAGTGTCGCGCGCATCATCGTTATCCGCGGCATTGTCCAGAAATAGTGGCACAGGGCAAAACAGCTAGGCAATCGCAAAAATCTGGGCCTGATCGTTATCAGGCAAGAAGGGGAATGAGCGCGGGCGCATCTCGCGGTCCTCCGAGCGGCCGAACAGCGCGTTGCGAGTGTCACCGGCTACTCGGAACTTGAGGCCAAATTCTTGTATTTCGATGCTGCTTTAGCAGCCCGGCCGCTGGCGGGCTCTTGTTATACAGAGTGGGGCATTCTTTGTATTCAGTTGGGGCGTATCGTTACATCAAGTGGGAGATTCGTTGTAATCCGCACTCGATCCCCGACTCCCGCATCCAATCTCTCCGAACGACTTGCGAGAAACAATCAAACTCAGGCTGTGCTGCAAGCCGTGAAACGATAAGCCGGATTCTGCCTCAGAGAAAAGGGAATCGAACGAAGCAAAATCCCGATCGCGTCTTACCGCATCCAATCTAATTAACGGCTTTGAAGAAGCGTCTTTCCTCAGCCTGCAACGAGTTGGACACTCGTTGACCAACCAATTCCACCGAGATTCACATCCTGCGGGCCAAGAGACGAGGAACATGCCGATATTGACAAAGCCGTGTAAGGGAAAACTCAGCGAACAGACACAGCAAATGCTCCGCACGCGGCAAGACAGAGCGGATTGGGGAGTATATCCCTGCGAGATTTGCGGACAGAACGTAGGTGTCTCCGAGGCAAACGGGGATTGGATTCCCGAGAGACACTGGCCTTCAGTCGTATATGCTCCCCGCAAACCTGGTACTAGCCGCTATCAGGCGAAGACCATGATGCCGGCTAAACTTCGCATGCCATCCCGTTAAGAGAGGAATGCCAATGGCGAATCCGCCCCTGGAAGTTCAGACGCGCACCACAAATGACGCATTCGGAAAGTTCGCTGCCTCGGCATCAGGATGGCTGGGATCGAAGTGGGCGTTCGCCGGTGCCGGCATGATTATCGTAATCTGGGCAGCCCTTGGGCCAATCTTCCACTTCTCTGATACCTGGCAGCTAGTCATAAATACAGGCACAACCATCGTCACATTCTTGATGGTGTTTCTAATCCAGAACACTCAGAATCGAGACGCTCGAGCAATCAATCTGAAGCTCAATGAGCTTATCCGCGCCATCGACAAGGCTCGCGATCAGATGATTGATATCGAAAATCTGAGTGACCTTGAGCTTGACGAGCTCCAATCCAAATACGAAAAAATCAGGAGCGCATGCATCCAGCGCCAACCCGTCCGCCCGCGGGGCCAAGATCTGGTTGCCGGTACAGAAACCATCACGAGCAAATGACTGCCTGATTATCAGTCCAGCCGCGTTAGATAAGCCACGCCCTCGTCGGGCTGCAGCCGCCGCGCCATCTCCTCAGCCTGCCCGCGGTCATCTCCCTGCGGCCGGATGCGCACCCAGTAGCTGCGTTCTCCTGCAAACTCGATCACCTTTGAGCCTGCATATTCGCTGAGCAGCTTCTCCTTGAATTTGAGCGCCTTGTGCTCGCTCAAAAACGGCCCAATCTGCACGCACCAGCGGCCGCCCACATCCATTGGCTTCGGCGTCTCATAAACGTCCACCCGCACGCGATCCGTGCCCGAGCGATAAATCCCAATCGACTTCGCTGACGCAATCGTCAAGTCAATAATCTTGTTTGGAACAAAGGGTCCCCGATCGCTGATGCGCATCGACGAGGCCTGACGCGTCCTCAGATTCGTCACCACGATCAGCGACCCCATCGGTAGCGTGCGATGTGCGGCCGTGAGAGCCTCGTCGCTGAACACCTGTCCATTGGCGGCTTTTCGTCCCTTATAAGGAGCGGTGTACCACGTCGCCGAGCCCTCTTCACTGTAGATCGGGCGATGACTGAGGATGAATTCCTTGTCTTCCGCCGTCACTCCGCCCTCAGGAACAGGTGTGACCGGAATACCGCCCGTGCTCGGTCGTGATGGCGCGGACGGCGTCGAAGGCCTGTAGACGGGGGGAGCCGTTGCCGTCGGCGACGGCTGCGGCTGCTTCTTGTGCCCGCAGCCAGCCAGCCCAACTCCGGCAATCAACAAAAAAGTCAGGCACGCGGAACGGCGCACGTTTGCGTGTTGAACATCCGCCATCAGGCCCGAGGGCCCTGCTGTTGCGATTTATCCATGCGATCAGCAAGATTCCGTAGCGTGTCCGACATCTTGCGCATCGCCACGATCGATTCGGAACGCACCTGCGGAATCACCTCATCATTCACATACGCGATCGCGTGGCGCAATTCCATCTCGATCAATTCCATGGCTTCTTCAATCCGGTGGCCGACTCCGGGACCCGACGGTGGTGGAGGAGGATAAGAGCTCATTCAAGAACCTCGCTTTCTAGTCTCAGTGCGGCTGCGACCCGCGTCAATGCCGTCAAAGGTGGTGATACCCCAACCTGTGCCTGCCCGGCCAACACCGGGTCCACGCGTCCAAAAACCTAAACCGCAACTCTTTTGAATTCCGAAAGTTACTTTTTCTGAACATTCTGCGTCCGACATAGTACAAGGATTGCAGTCCTGCGCTTAGCAAACACGATGGTTCGAGCCGATTGGTTCCCTGTGATCTACGACTCAGTACGCAAAAAGTTCCACGATATGAGGGCCTCCTTCTTGGCGTACGACGGGAAACCTGCATTCGCATACCGGAGAAATCTCTTCCGACAAAGCCCTCTCCTTCCATCATTGCGATCACTGGTCTCGTCATTATTTTTCCTCACGGCAAGCGCCATGGGCCTGGCCCAAATGCAACCAGTCAGCCCTGCCAGTCCGCTGCCCGACGCACCCCTTCCCGTGATTAAGCATGAGAACTCCAAGAGTGGCCCATGCCGGGTGATTCCCAAAAGCGAGTCAGCGGGAATCGCCCTCTCCGAAACCGGAACCGGGTTGATCGCCGAGCAGGCCAGCTTCCCTCCGCCTGCAGCTCAGCCACAAGTGCCGGCAGTCACCAGCGCGGGAACGATCCTCGCGCCGCTCGAGCTCCCTCCCTGCCCCCCGATGCCTCTCATCAACTTCTATCAGCGCTTCCTCAACGGCCCAGAGGTCAAACCTCTGACGCCGAAAGAAAAGGCCCGACTCGCAGTCAAAAACATCCTCGACCCCTTCAACGCCGTCACCATCCTGGCCAACGCGGCCATCGCCGTCGGCTCCGACTCCCACTCCGACTACGGTCCCGGAATGCACGGCTTCGCCAAGGTGGTGGGCGTCAGCTACAGCGAAGATATGACAGGCGAGTTCGTCGGCACGTTTCTAATTCCCTCGATCGTTCACCAGGACCCTCACTACCATCGCATGCCGCACGCCACCATCAAGCGCCGCATCTTCCACGCTGCTGCCCAGGTGTTCTGGACACAGGGTGACAACGGCAAGGGCATGTTGAACTACGCCGACCTGGTTGGCTTCCCCATCGATCTCGAAATCGCCAACCTCTACGTCCCCGGCGAAAAAACGAATCTGCCCTCCACGGCGATTCGCTACGGCAGCGGTCTCGCCCTTGCCCCCACCGACAACTTCATCACCGAATTCCTTCCCGACCTCGCCCGCCGCATCCACGTCCGCGTAGTGCTCGTTCAGGAGATCATCAACCAGGTCGCTCACACCGAGCCCGCCGGCACCCCTTAGAGGGGGTAATCAAGTGGGTAAACTATTGCAGGCGAAAGCGTTTGCAATGGCCCAGCGATCCGCACATCCTTCCCATTCACCCCCCTGCCATCACCGTTCGCCCCGCTTTTTCCCCGTTCGCTGCACCCCGGTTGGATTGACCAGCCCCCCTCATTACTCTTGTACTGAGTTTTCAGGTTCCGGCGGTACCGTGGCCGGACTCCACCGCAAGTCCAGAGCATTCTTTCTCAAGGAGATCGCACCAATGTCAAAAACGATGAAGTACGCCGAGAAAGCCGCAGTCTATGCGGCCAAGGGAGCGTGGGTGGTTTTCGAGCGGTTCAACCGCATTAGCCCCAACCCGTCGTTTACCCCCAAATGGAGCGATAAACCCCTCCTGAAGAGCTATCAGAAAGAAAAGCCGCCCCTTGGCTGGCCCCGCACCACGGATTCGCTCTGTCCCAAGTGCGTCCCCGAAATCCGCCAGCAGATTCTCGACGGCAAGCTGCCGCACGAAGTTCTGCTCAATGAAAAGGTCGGTGAAATCAAGGCCCAGATCATCGAGCGCGACGGCAAAATCCTCATGGTGAAGGATTGCCCCAAGCACGGCCACTTTGAAGACGTGATGTCCATCGACCCCGCCTTCTTCAAGCACCTTGAAGAGAGCTTCCCCGGCCGCGACATCCGCGCTCACGGAGCCACCGAAGGCAAGCTGCACAACCACGGCACCTCGACCGTTACCCACGGCCGCGGCTCAGTGCTCACCATCGATCTCACCAACCGCTGCAACATGATGTGCGATCCCTGCTTCATGGACGCCAACCAGGTCGGCTTCGTCCACGAGCTTACGTGGGACGAAATCAAGACCATGCTCGACAACGCCATCACCATCAAGCCGCGTCGCCAGATGAGCGTGCAGTTCTCCGGTGGCGAGCCCACGCTGTCGCCTTACTTCCTTGACGCTGTCGCCTACTCGCGCAAGGTTGGATACAACTCGGTGCAGGCCGCATCGAACGGCATCGAATTCGCGAAGTCCAAAGAACTCTGCCGCGCCGCTGCTGAAGCCGGCCTCCGCTACGTCTACCTCCAGTTCGACGGCATCGGCAACGCTGCCAACTCGCACCGCAAGGTCGGCAACCTCTTCGACGTAAAACTGCAGGCGATCAACAATCTGCACGAAGCCGGCGTAGACATCGTTCCCGTTACGACGATCATCAACGGCATTAATAACGAGCAGGTTGGCCGCATCATCGAGTTCGCACTCGACAATCCCAAGAAGATCAGCTTCCTCTCCTTCCAGCCTGTCAGCTTCACCGGCCGCGACGAGGACATCAGCGAAGAGCGTCGTCTTGCTCAGCGCTACACCCTCTCGCACATGGCACACGATGTCAAGAATCAGGTGGGCCTCGGCGTTCCCGAGCGCGACTGGTTCCCCATCTCTTTCATGTCCACCTTCTCTGACTGGGCCGATCTTGTGCACGGGCCCACCGCCGAGTGGGGCCAGCTCTCCTGCGGATGCCACCCCAACTGCGGCATCGGCATGGCGCTCATGATCGACAAGGAAACCAAGGAAGCAGCCCCCGTCACCGCCTTCCTCCATATGGACCAGGTTGCCAAGGATCTCGCCAAGGTCAACGATGCCGCTCGCGGCAAGTGGCTCTCGGTCATCGGATTCGGTCTC
It encodes:
- a CDS encoding M48 family metallopeptidase, which translates into the protein MAIVQRLMIAGTVTILFMFSSGSVAGQAPSAPQSQPIPVSSSASSRISSRVEPHSEQAYSLPPDKLAQAVALNKIRVTLDIAGSLWSLLVLFWLLASGTATRLDAWTAERLKRRWVQGLAFFAILIVFLSAAGLPVDAIGHAASLRYGISVQSWASWFGDQGKGMAVSLVMGVPIALFFNWIVRKSPLRYWVWLWVISLPLIVLSVFVAPLIIDPLFNKFEPLGKTHPVLVTRLEALVARTGTSVPPERMFLMKASEKSNGINAYVTGIGSSKRFVMWDTTTDRMPDDEIVFIFGHESGHYVLNHIPKMLAGMMGGLFFVFWGSAKLAQAIVRRFGERWKVVGVGSRAGFLTLFFALSIAGFVLTPVGNTFSRHFEHEADVYGQEAIHGLVADPQKTAVSSFNHLGEAWLDDPNPNAFVEFWSYSHPSVQNRAKFAEQYNPWVNGGHGKFLEK
- a CDS encoding metallopeptidase TldD-related protein, whose product is MKTMLLGALLCFTLAATSATGQRKAATHPAAIKDAGQASPVLLDTMSGELQRAFTSLGKPGPNQKDADKQLPPYFLSYSVADASSVSIRAQFGALADSNSNHVRVADVQVRIGDPKLDNTHGTHRASAVNSLQLPLTDDRVALARTLWLATNAGYGTALDNFLRVKTEAQVRAKEEDTSPDFSKESPEVSITKAAPQIVIDRAAWEQRIKSLSRVFRDYPDVYQNIAMLTVQNETDYYASSEGSRVVAPHTQARVVVFAVTRADDGMDLFRAQTFEAETVDGLPSQESMEAGVRELGKSLEALRKAPVTEPFDGPAILSGRASAVFFHEVLGHRLEGQRQRGDEEGQTFTKELNKPVLPPFMSVSDDPTVTTFGKTWLSGSYTYDDEGVKARRVDLIQDGVLKTFLMSRLPIASFAASNGHGRAQTGRMPTGRQGNLIVTSTKTESEADLKKQLIEEAKKQGKPYGLYFEDISSGFAVTTRSAPQAFQVIPLVVYRVYVDGRPDELVRGVSIVGTPLAAMKRIVATSDKPEVFNGECGAESGTVPVSAVAPAMLVSEIETQRQQQGTQRPPILPIPGAAAPIATKEAQ
- a CDS encoding metallopeptidase TldD-related protein; its protein translation is MKPTRRIANLFTAGLLSAAILVPHSATAQATRADAEKDPVLKAMLDELDRSMAHLQLPGFEKPYFIEYRIEEVQDFETRASYGAAEGSQHSHARVARISVRVGDYKTDNSGPRGEGALQLTAIDDDPIALRSSLWTGTDQAYKSALAAFAQKQAELKQVQTPPQADDFSKAKPIISLADPVKLSVDEKSWEERVARDSGVYRSDPAVSAGQHDIQYSTASFHARVTTTWIVSSEGAIVRKISSNYSESFGVGTQADDGMRLDRSYGTSGVALSDLDNADAFKKHVVTLITSLGELRKAPLVEEEYHGPVLLSADASADTLHSLLASGVTATRPKLGTEARTNGPFASSYHARILPEFLTVVDDPALKSYEGKDLVGSYSVDDEAVPAQTVKLVAEGHLENYLIGRTPVRDFPESNGHARAGVTGPPRPVIGVLKVTAQQGLTDEELTKKLLGIAKDRGLKSVYYVETLGAESTPRLLYRIDLDGKRTLVRGAVLDDLDQRALRSGVEAAGKNLWVANYATEVPETVLAPALLFSDVTVKRANETNDKLPYYPPPD
- a CDS encoding SpoIIE family protein phosphatase, which encodes MMRATLLGALLLAVCVSEAWCQVFDFEAGRDKTSELEMMWRFHPGDDPNGTLGWAQPGFDDSGWALLRSDTPWSVQGYDRYSGFAWYRFKVRLPQDAEPLALCIPRIFTSYHLFADGKLIGESGKMPPQGAHFYDLDHIFVIPVGPSTPDRVVTFAIRVWHSPKYAASVGGGPQGAPILGVLAAVQGLKASRNWGRFWNATAGNVLMLMNLVAAFGGFFLFWMRPGDLEYLWFGLYELLTGADHLVVDWPLFYPSPADVLSSADAWMSAASWVLFLLFVFKILDGQRNWLFWSAIGTSVATVLSEAALNLDWTSVRTWETFWGITLLPYFACILLLLYRSALNGVPDARMLLAPVAICYATWFMRIVLWVLEDSGQTWIAPFAARFNRLASWPFPFSAQDVADMVMLLAVLAILPLRFARSRRDEERLAGEMESARTVQQVLVPVEVPEIPGFRIESIYKPAGQVGGDFFQIIPLANGSTVIAIGDVSGKGMPAAMTVALLVGTLRTLAHYVESPAEILYAMNQRMLARSRGGFTTCLVLRADANGEILVANAGHIAPFVNGKELAIENGLPLGLSGGSSYPEERFDFGNGEQLTLMTDGVVEARGKDGELFGFERTAALSIARAEYIAQVAQSFGQEDDITVLTLARTQAVARI